The following are encoded together in the Lathyrus oleraceus cultivar Zhongwan6 chromosome 3, CAAS_Psat_ZW6_1.0, whole genome shotgun sequence genome:
- the LOC127126506 gene encoding E3 ubiquitin-protein ligase At1g12760-like, with protein MEERQPEQEQHCQVITLGTHNPLLPGPQSDDEDDGGCAYSRAVLVVDMVWNLAFVLVAAAVILSTFAERPSTPLRLWLCGYALECVLHVAFVYSEYRRDSFSHTPYSIAKKLEPMNTLASSVWWVFGFYWIVVGGQPLLEDSPRLYWLTVVFLAFDVFFIIFCIGMACIVFFALFCIIPIIALAYALRIREGASEDDIRSLPMYRFSQSNVMVMVDDDNNKQLVKARIGSYNQSHISELSLHPDDSECCICLSTYVDGTELYRLPCTHHFHCGCISRWLRTKATCPLCKFNIRRADTLV; from the exons ATGGAGGAACGACAGCCCGAACAAGAACAACACTGCCAGGTCATCACTCTCGGAACTCATAACCCTCTCCTCCCCGGGCCCCAATCGGACGATGAAGACGACGGCGGATGCGCCTATTCAAGGGCTGTTCTCGTTGTCGACATGGTCTGGAACCTAGCCTTCGTGCTTGTCGCCGCCGCCGTCATCCTATCCACGTTCGCCGAGCGTCCCTCCACTCCTCTGAGACTTTGGCTGTGTGGCTACGCCTTGGAGTGCGTTCTCCATGTGGCTTTTGTTTACTCTGAATATCGTCGTGATTCCTTCTCTCACACTCCTTACAG CATTGCGAAGAAGTTAGAGCCTATGAACACACTGGCATCATCTGTTTGGTGGGTTTTTGGATTTTATTGGATTGTTGTTGGTGGCCAACCACTTCTTGAAGATTCTCCGCGTCTCTACTG GTTAACAGTGGTCTTTCTAGCCTTTGACGTATTTTTTATCATCTTTTGCATTGGGATGGCATGTATAGTTTTCTTTGCTCTCTTCTGCATCATCCCAATAATAGCGTTAGCTTATGCGTTAAGAATCAGAGAAGGTGCTTCAGAAGATGATATCAGGTCACTTCCTATGTATAGGTTTAGTCAGTCAAATGTAATGGTTATGGTTGATGACGACAACAACAAGCAACTTGTTAAAGCAAGAATCGGTTCATACAATCAAAGTCATATCAGTGAACTATCTCTTCATCCCGATGATTCT GAATGTTGTATCTGCCTAAGTACATACGTTGACGGAACAGAACTTTACCGCCTTCCCTGTACCCACCATTTTCACTGTGGGTGCATCAGCCGCTGGCTTCGGACAAAAGCAACTTGCCCGCTCTGCAAATTTAATATTCGAAGAGCCGACACATTGGTTTAA